The DNA region CGCCCAGCGCCGCCAGCGCCGTCCGCAGGGCGAACTCGTCGTCGGGGGCGACCACGGGGAGCTTGGCCTTCGCGAGCGAGCCGCTCGTGAGCACGTTCGCGTAGGTCGTCCCGAGATCGAGCTGTTCGACCGCTCGCTCCCGGGTGAGGTCCGCCAGCCCGATGCCGGTGCCGTTGCCCTTCGTCGCCTCGGTCAGCCCGCGGGCGTACACGAGGTCGATGTCGGGCGTCTCGGGGTCGGGCGCGTTGAGGACCCGGTACCGCCCGATCACGTTCGTGTCCATCCCGGCCCCGGAGATCTCCTTGCCGAGTTCGTCGACGACCAGCAGGTCCAGATCCGGCACCGGGAGCGTCGCCATCTCCTCGTCGGCCCGGTCGAGCAGGGCCGGCTCGCGGTCCAGGAACGAGTCGGCGGGGACGCCCTCGACGTGGGCGATCTCCTCGTGGAAGTTCTCGACCAGCACGATCCCGCCGAGCAGCGGCGTCTCCGATCGGATCACGTCCAGTGCGGGCGTGAGCGTCTCGACGTACCCCTCCTCGATTGCGGTCGAGTGGAACGTCTTCGCGCCCCGCTGCTTGCCGAGGCCGACGACGGTCATCTTCGTCAGGCCGCTCTCGACGGGACCGGTGAAGTTCGTGTGGGCCTTGACGCGGTTCACGACGATGACGGCGTCGGCCGCTATCGCGGCCGTCGAGACGTGGACCGGCATCTCGGTGTCGCCGACGGTCACCGTCGCCAGTCGCTCGGTGTCCATCCGGGCGTCGATCGGCGCGCCGACCCGCTCCTCGGTGATGCCGACGGAGGCCAGCACCTCGCGCTGTCCCGCCGCCGTCGCCCCGCCGTGGCTCCCCATCGCCGGGACGAGCACCGGGTCGAGGCCGCGCTCGGTCAGCCCGTCGACGACGGCCGCCGTCACGTCGTCGATCCGGTGGATGCCGCGGCTCCCGACGCCGACGGCGACGGTCGCGCCCTCGTCGAGTGCCCCGAGGGGGAGGGCGTCGAGTTCGGCCTGGGCCGTCGCTTCGAGGTTCGTGACAGTCTCAGCCGGCGGGTCGTACCGGACCCGTGCGAACGTCGGGAGCGGCCTGGGATCGATGAGGTCGTCCACCTCGCTCCGGTCGGGGATGTCCATACCGGAGGGTGTACGAGCCCCCACACAAATGTTTGTCTGGTAAGTGTTGCCGTGACGAGTGGCTATTTTACTCCGACCCTCGCGGAACCGCTATGGAGATCGCTGCGGTCGAGTCGTTCCCGATAGAGATACCCCTGGAGTCCCCGGTGTCGTTCTCGAACCGGACGCTCACCTTCCGCGACCACGCGGTGACCCGCGTCAGGACCGAGAGCGGGCTGGAGGGCGTCGGCTACTCGCTGGGCTACGAGACGGCCCCGCTGATCGCCGACGCGGTCGAGTCCCGGCTCGCGCCGGTCGTCGAGGGCGAGGACCCCCGCGACACCGCGCGGCTCTGGGAGGAGATGTACGAGGGCAACGTCCAGGTCGGCCGGCACGGGCTGTTCCTGCGGGCCATCTCCACGGTGGATATGGCGCTGTGGGACATCACGGCCAAGGCCGCGGGCCAGCCGCTGCACAAGCTGCTCGGCGGCTACGCGGAGTCGGTGCCGTCCTACGCCAGCGGCGGCTACTACCGCGACGACAAGGGCCACGAGGGGCTGCGCGCGGAGGTCAGCCGGTACCTCGACGAGGGCCACGACACGGTCAAGATGAAGGTCGGCCGTCGCTCCGTCGACGAGGAGGTCGACCGCGTGGCCGCCGTCCGCGACGAGATCGGCGACGACCGGACGCTCCTGCTGGACGCCAACGGCGTCTGGTCGTCGACGACCGAGGCCGTCCGGGCCTGCCGGGCCTTCGAGCCGTACGACCCCTACTTCATCGAGGAGCCGGTGATGATCGACCGGGTCGAGACGATGGCCGAGGTCAACGACGCCCTCTCCTACCCGGTCGCGACCGGCGAACTGGAGGGGACGCGCCACAACTTCGCCCGGCTCCACGACACCGGGGCGGCGACCGTCCTCCAGCCGGACGTCACCGTCTGTGGCGGGATCACGGAGTGGCTCCGCATCGCCAACCACGCCGCCGCCTACGACGTCCCCATCGCGCCCCACTACAACTGGAACATCCACACGTCGCTGTTGGGTGCGATCGAGAACGGCCTGTTCATCGAGTACTTCTACCGGGACATGGACGTGAAGGTGTTCGACGACGTGGTCGTCGACCCGGTCGAACCCGACGATAGCGGACGGATCCCGCTCCCCGACGAGCCGGGCCACGGCGTACAGCTAGACGAAGCCGCACTCCAGGAGTTCAGCAAATGAGAGACTATTCCGACCACATCGACACGCGCGACCCCGAGCGAGACGTACAGATCACCGACATCACGACCGCCGTCGTCGAGGGCAACTTCGAGTGGAACCTCATCAAGGTCGAGACCGACGCCGGCGTGACCGGCATCGGCGAGTCCTACCGGGGCGGTGGCGTCCCGGAACTCGTCGAGTACACGAAGCGGTTCCTGCTCGGCGAGAACCCGCTGGACGTCGAACGGCTCGTCCGGTACATCGTCCAGGAGATGTCCGGCCACGGTGGCACCACCGGGAAAGTCGTCACCGCCGCCTCGGGCATCGAGGTGGCGCTGTGGGACGCCGCCGGCAAGATCCTCGACCTCCCGGTCTACCAGCTGCTGGGCTCGAAATACCGGGACCAGGTGCGCATCTACTGTGACTGTCACGCCGGCGAGGCCTACGAGGTCGAGGACGGCGCGACGGCCTACGCCGACGCCGAGGCGTACTCCCCGGAGGCGTACGCCGCCGAGGCCGCCCGCGTCACGGACATGGGCTTCAGCGCGCTGAAGTTCGACCTCGACCTGCCGGCGGACAACGACCCGGACCCGTACAACGGCCGGCTGACCAACGAGGCCATCGAGGAGAAACGCGAGATCGTCGCCGCGGTGCGCGACGAGATCGGCTACGACGTCGACCTCGCCTTCGACTGTCACTGGGACTACTCCGTCGAGAGCGCCAAGCGGTTGGCCCACGAACTGGAGGAGTTCAAGCTGATGTGGCTCGAGGACCTCGTCCCGCCGGAGAACATAGACGCCCAGATCGAGGTGACACAGGACACCCGCACCCCGGTCGCCACCGGCGAGAACCGGTTCCGCGTGTTCGAACTGAGCGAGCTGGTCTACGAACACGGGGTCGACATCATCACCCCGGACCCGACCACCGTCGGGGGCCTGGCCGAGACGATGCGGGTCGCCGACCGGGCCGAGGAGAACTACATGCCCGTCTCGCCGCACAACGTCTGCAGCCCCGTCGGGACGATGGCCTGTGTCCACCTCGGTGCGGCCGTCCCGAACTTCGACGTGCTGGAGTACCACGCGCTGGAGGTCGACTGGTGGGACGACCTGCTCGCCCGGGACGAACCGCTCATCCAGGACGGCTACATCGAGGTCCCCGAGGAGCCGGGCCTGGGGATCGAACTCGACGAGTCCGTCGTCGAGGAGCACCTGCTCGACGGGACCAGCGGGTTCTGAGACGCGTTCCCACTGACCGGGAACACGGTGGTCCCATTTTGGTAGTCGAGAGAGCAGAGACGCGTATGCTCGACTACTTCGACCTGGAGGCGTCGCTGTCACAGGAGGAACGGCTCGTCCTCGACTCGGCCCGGGAGTTCGTCGACGCGGAGATCGAAGACCCCGGCCGGCACTGGCTCGACGGAACCTTCCCGACGGAGCTCGTCACGAAGATGGGAGAGATGGGGTTCTACGCGCCGAACCTGGACGGCTACGGCCTCCCGAACCTCAGCGAGCGGGCGTACGGGCTCGTGATGCAGGAGTTGGAGGCCTGTGACTCGGGGCTGCGGTCGATGGCGTCGGTCCAGGGGGCGCTCGTGATGTACCCGATCCACGCCTACGGGAGCGAGACACAGAGAGACGAGTGGCTCCCGGCGCTGGCGAGCGGCGAGGCGGTCGGCTGTTTCGGGCTGACGGAGCCGGAACACGGCTCGAATCCGTCGGCGATGGAGACCAGCGCCGAACGGGACGGCGACGGGTTCGTTCTGAACGGGTCGAAGACGTGGATCACGAACTCGCCGATCGCGGACGTCGCCGTGGTGTGGGCTCGGGACCTGAGCAGCGAGGGGGACCCGGTCCGTGGCTTCCTCGTCGAGACCGACCGCGACGGCGTCACGACCAACGAGATCGAGGAGAAGCTCTCGCTCCGGATGTCGATCACCGGCGAGATCGGACTGAACGACGTCTACGTTCCGGAGTCGAACCGTCTGCCGGGCGTCGAGGGGATGAAGGGGCCGCTGTCCTGTCTCACGCAGGCCCGGTACGGGATCGCCTGGGGCGCGGTCGGTGCTGCCCGGAACTGCTTCGAGACGGCCCGCGAGTACGCCACCGAGCGCGAGCAGTTCGGCGGTCCGATCGGGCGGTTCCAGCTCCAGCAGGAGAAGCTCGCGGAGATGGCCACCCAGATCACGCTCGCGCAGTTGCTCGCCCACCGACTCGCCGACCTGAAGGAGGCCGGCGACCTGCGGCCGCAACACGTCTCGATGGCCAAGCGAAACAACGTCAGGATGGCACGGGACCAGTCCCGGATCGCGCGGGAGATGCTCGGCGGGAACGGCATCACGGCCGACTACTCCCCGATGCGACACATGGCGAACATGGAGACGGTGTACACCTACGAGGGGACCCACGACATCCACACGCTGGTGCTGGGCGAGGACCTCACCGGTATCGCGGCCTACCAGTGAAGACGGGAGGGCGCTGCGCCTACAGCACCCGGTTCCGGAGGTCGTCGTACGCGCCCGTCTCGGCGATTCGCTCGACGTTCTCGACGAGGATGTCCGCGCGACGCTCCCAGTAGTCCGGCGTGTGCCCCGCGACGTGGGGCGTGAGGAAGACGTTCTCGAACCCCCAGAGGTCGTGGTCGGTCGGGAGCGGTTCGGGGTCGGTCACGTCCAGCGCGGCCCCGTGGATAGCGTTCGACCGGAGGGCGTCGACCAGCGCGGACGTGTCCACGACGCCGCCCCGGGCGATGTTGACGAGGATCGCGTCGGTCGGGAGCGCGTCGAGAGCCCGCTCGCCGACGAGACCGTCGGTGGCGTCGGTGAGGGGACAGGCGAGCACGAGCACGTCCGTCCGCGGCAGCACGGCGAGCAGGTCGTCGTACCCGACCACCTCGTCGGTCGGGCCGCCCTTGGACGGCGTGTGGCGGACGCCGATCGTGTCGACGTCGAACGCGTCGAACCGCTGGACGAGCGCCTCGCCGATCGCGCCGAGGCCGACGACGGTGACGGTGCTCCCAGCGAGGTCGGTAAAGGACTGGAACCGCCGCCACTCGCGGCGCTGCTGTCGGCGGCGGCCCTCGTCCAGCCGGCGGGTGAACGTCAGCACCCACCCGAGGACGTGCTCGGCGACGTTGGGACCGTGGACGCCCGAGGCGTTCGTCACGGCGACGCCGCGCTCGTCGAGGAGGTCCAGCGGCAGGTGGTCGACGCCGGCGGCGTTGCAGGCGAACAACCGCAGTTCGGGGGCCTCGTCGAGGGTCGACCGGTCGATGGACGTGCCGGCGACGATACGCGCGTCGGCGAGGTGGTCGCGGCGCTCGGCGGCCGTCCGGGCGAGCGCGACGGAGTGGTCCGGGAGCCGCCGTCGGAGGACGTCCACGTAGTCCGCGGCCGGGATTCCGTGGGCGTCGTGGTCCAGCACCGTGATCGGGGGCGAGTCGGTTGGCATCGGGTGTCGGTGCTACGGCGAGCGCCGACAAAGCTCCGGTGGTCACGCGCCGTCGACGCGGATCGGCGGTGCCGCGCTCATCAGGAACAGGCAGACCACACCGACGGCGACGCCGACGACGGCCGTCGTGGCCCCGACCGCACGGACGGCCGGGACGAACCCGAGCCGCGGGGCGGCAACCGCGATCGCACCGCCCATCGCGATGGGCGTGACCGTCGCCGCGGCGCGCCCGCTCCCCTCACCGATGCTCACCAGCCCGCCGCGGTACGCCGGCGGCGCGACGTCGGTGACGATGCTCCGGTACAGCGACAGCGTGATGCCGAAGCCGACGCCCATCACCACGACACCGACGGTCGCGACCGCCAGCGAACCCGCGAGGAAGACCGTCGTCAGACCGACGGCCATCGCGACGTTGGTCGTGACGAGCGGGTAGAGTCGCCGCTCGAACCGCGCCGTGAGACGACCGGCCTGGGTCGCCGCGAGCGCGTAGCTGGTACTGGCCACCGCGGCGAGGAGGCCGGCCGCGGCGGGCGTGCGACCGAGGACGTCGACGACCACGATGGAGTTGTACGTGAGGAAGCCCAGCCACACGAGCGTCCCGGACCCCCGAGCGACGACGATGGTCCACGCCCGGCGGTGGCTGACGACGGCCCAGAGGTCGGTCAGCTGTTCCAGGACGGCCACCTCCGACTCGGCCTCGTCGGTCGCGTGGACGGGCTCCTCGAACCACCGGTACACGACCAGTGCGATCGGGAACGCGATCGCGTACAGCAGGAACGGGTACTGCCAGCCGACACCGACGAGGACCCCCGCGGCGAGCGGGAACACCGTCTGTGCGACCCCGGAGCCCGTGAACCGGAGGCCCTGTGCCGTCGCCTCCTTCGTCCCGGAGTAGAGGTCCCCCAGGCTCGTGATGATGATCGGCGTGAGCGCCGCGAACCCGATCCCCTGGCAGAACCGGAGCGCGAGGGCGACCCGGAACTCCCCGACGAACGCGATCGCGGTCCCGGTCGCCCCGAACCACAGGAGCCCGAACAGGATGACCGGACGTCGGCCGTATCGGTCGGCGAGGAACCCCGTCACCGGGATGATGAACACCGCCGGGGCGGTGAACGCCGACATCATCAGTCCGACGGTCGCGGGCGTCGCACCGAGGGGGTCGACGAGCGAGTCCAGGACGGGCGACATCAGCGCCGTCCCCAGTGGCGGAAGCATGTTCGTCAGGAACAGCAACTGGAACGAGCGTTCCCGAACGATGTCCGTATCCGACCCCGCGATCGACGAGAGGGATGCCACGATGCTGACCACAGGACTGAACGGATTAAAACTGGCTATCGGCCGCGGCACTCCACCGCTCGGGCCGGCAGTGAGGCGTGGTATCGACTGTCACGAATCGGCCGATATTGTTCGAACTGATCGAACCAGTTTTACCGCCGGCCCATCTTGGTTGGCGTATGGCACAGGGAACGAACGAACAATCGGACTCGGTCCAGACCGCGCGAACGATGTTCGACGTGGTCTGTTGCATCAAGAACGGGAGCGGGATGACGCTGACCGAGATCGTGACCGAACTCGACTACGCGAAGAGCACGGTACACCGGCATCTGCGAACGCTAGAGGAACTCGGGTACGTCGTACAACGGGACGACGGCTACCACGTCGGGCTCCGGTTCCTCGACATCGGAGTGACCGCTCGGAACAGCTACGACGGGTACAAACTCATCCGGAACAAGGTCGAAGAGATCGCCGACGAGACCGGGGAGCGCGCGCAGTTTTTCGTCGAGGAACACGCCGAGGCGGTGTATCTCGCACGGTCGGTCGGCGAACAGGCAGTCCACACGGACCCCGGAATCGGGAGCCGGATCCCGCTCTACGCGGCCTCCGCGGGGAAGGCCATCCTGGCGGAACTCCCCGAGGACGAGCTGTTCGAAATGATCGAACGAATGGAGTTCGAACCGATGACGGAGTACACGATCACGGACCCGGACGAGCTGATGGCGGAACTGGCGGAGATCCGCGACCGGGGCTACAGCTTCAACCGCGAAGAGTCGTTACAGGGGACACACGCGGTCGGCGTCGCCATCTGCGATGAACAGGGCGAGGTCATCGGCGGGCTGAGCGTCACCGGGCCGTCCCACCGACTGAAGGGCGAGCGGTTCACCGAGGAGCTGCCGGACCTGCTGTTGGGTGCCGCGAACGAACTCGAACTCAACATCGCTCACTCGTAGCGAGCCGGACCCGCCGTCTTCCCCACCGTCCGGGGTCGCTCGCTGTCCGACGAGACCGTACGTCGAGTTCGAGAGCGTCGAACTTTGATGGTCAGGGCACTCGTCTCCCACGTCGTGCCGGTAGAGCGGCGTCTGTTCGGGTAGAGCGTCGTGTGAGGTGGCGACGCCGCGCGTCCGCAGCCGTTTCGTTCGTCGGAACCGGAGCTAAAAGTAGTGTGTTCGTCCGCCCTCAGTGACGGACTTCGCCCGGGCCGTGGTCCGGACAGCTCTTGTTCGACGTTGTCGAACTATATGTCATCATCGTTTGTACACCTCGGGTACGGTCGTCACCGGTCGCGCGAGCGAACGAGCGGCGAAGCGATTCCGGGGCGGCGGGATCGGAGACTACCGGCGTCGCGCTGAGGACGACGCCCCGACGCTTCGGCGGGCACCCGGACCGGCCGGGAGCGTGTCCCGAGGGAACGCGCCGTCGCGGTCGGGGACCGTGCGGCGATCGAACCGCGCCGGTGGAGTCGAAATCACAACGGTACTTTTGTTACTCTTTCCGACCGGCGGAGGCAGAGAGTGGGTGGATAGGTACATTTATACACGCCCAGTCTGACTCTTTGGGTATACTGATGTCGACTCCAACGCAAAAGTCTGCTGTCGCACACATCGACGTGGAGAACATCGGCGGGATCGCGGAGACCGCACTCGATATCCCACCCGGCGTGACCGTCCTCTCGGGCGAGAACGCGACGAACCGGACGTCGTTCCTGCAGGCGATCATGGCGGCGATGGGGAGCGACCAGGCCACGCTCAAGGGCGACGCCGAGACCGGGCGGGCGTCCCTACGGCTCGGCGAGAGCGAGTACGAGCGGACCCTCGAACGGCAGAACGGCACGGTCGTCCTGGACGACGGCGGCTACCTCGACGATCCGACCGTGGCCGACCTCTTCGCGTTCCTCCTCGAGACCAACGAGGCCCGGCAGGCCGTGGCCCGGGACGGGGACCTCCGGGACCTCATCATGCGACCCATCGACACCGAGTCCCTCAAGTCCGATATCGAACGGCTCGAGGCCGAGAAAGGCGAGATCAACGACCGACTCGCGACCATCGAGTCGCGGAAGACCGACCTCCCGGACCTCGAACAACAGCGCAACGAGTACCAGTCGGAGATCGCGGAGAAACGCGAGGAGCTGGCCGAACTGGAGTCGGAGATCGACGACCACAGCCGTGGCGTCGAGGAGACCCGCCAGGAGCAGGAGGAGCTGGAGAGCAAGCTCCAGGAGCTGCGGTCGACCCGTTCGGAGATCGAGTCCGTCCGCCGGAAGATCGAGAACCAGCAGCAGTCGATCACCTCGCTCAAGCAGGAGCGCAGCGAGATCGAGGCGGAACTCGACGACCTCCCGGAGACGCCGACGGCCGAGCAGTCCGACCTCGACGCCGAGATCCAGCAGCTCCGCGACGACCGACAGCGCCTCAACGGGGAGATCTCGGACCTCCAGAGCCTCATCCAGTACAACGAGGAGCGCCTCGATGAGGAGGACTACCAGATGCTCGAGGAGTTCGAGACGGACGACGCCAACGGCTCGGTGACGGACGACCTGCTCTCGGACACCGACGAGATCGTGTGCTGGACGTGTGGATCGACGGTCGACCGCCAGCAGATCGAGGAGACGATCGATCGGCTCCAGGACCTCCGGAGCGAGAAGGTCACGGAACTCAACGACATCAAGGATCAGCTCGAAGACCTGAAGGCGGACAAGCGCGACATCGAGCGGCAGCGGGACCGGCGGTCGGAGCTCCAGAGCTCGCTGGCCCAGGTCGAGGACGAGCTCGACCGCCGGGGGAAACAGATCGACTCGCTCAAGGACCGCCGCGACGAGCTGACCGACGACGTCGAGGAACTCGAAGCGGAGGTGGACGCGCTCGAGTCCGAGGACTTCGGGGACATCCTCGACCTGCACAAGGAGGCCAACCAGCTCGAGTTCGAGATCGACCAGCTGGAGTCCGACCTCGACGAGGTCACCGACGAGATCGAGACGATCGAGGAGATGCTCGACGAGGCGGACGACCTCCGAGCGGAACGCGACCGGCTGGCCGACGAACTGACCGAGAAGCGGACCAAGATCGACCAGATCGAGGCCGACGCCGTCGAGCGGTTCAACGATCACATGGACACGATCCTGGAGATGCTCGACTACGAGAACCTCGATCGCATCTGGATCGAGCGGCTGGAGAAGACGGTTCGAGAGGGGCGACAGAAGGTCCAACAGACCGCCTTCGAGATCCACGTGGTCCGGACGACGGAGAACGGGGCGGCCTACGAGGACACCATCGACCACCTCAGCGAGAGCGAACGGGAGGTGACGGGACTCGTGTTCGCGCTGGCCGGGTATCTGGTCCACGACCTGCACGAGGAGGTCCCCTTCATGCTGTTGGACTCGCTGGAGGCGATCGACTCCGACCGGATCGCCACCCTCGTAGGGTACTTCGCCGATCACGTCGACTACCTCGTCGTCGCGCTCCTCGAGGAGGACGCCGCGGCCCTGCCCGGGGAGTACAACTACGTCACCGATATCTGAGACCCCCACAACGAGAGATCACAACAATGTCACAGGGAGAATCCGACCGCCGGTCGAACAAGGTGGCGAGGCTCATCGACGAGTACGAACTGGAGGGGCTCGGGACGGAACTGGAGGCGCGCTGGACCGACGACGGCGAGGACCGGATGAGCCTCCGCGACCTCGCGGAGTACTTCAACAAGCGGCTCCTGGAGACGGAGCTCATCGAGGCCGGGATGAGTGCGCTCGACAGCGAGGTCGACACCACGTACCGGCAACTGACCGACGACGACGTCAGCACGGGCGTCCGCACCGAGACGCGGTCGCGCCTCGAGCAGAACGGGATCGACGTCGACGCGCTCGAATCGAACTTCGTCACCTACCAGGCGATCCGGTCGTACCTCCAGAACGTTCGGGGGGCCTCCTACGAGGGGCCGTCCGACGCGGAGAAGGTCGAGACCGACCAGCAGAGCATCCAGCGGTTGCTGACGCGGACACACACCGTCATCGACCAGCGGGTCGAGGCGCTCCGGGACACGGACCGGCTCGCGCTCGACGACTTCGAGGTGTTCGTGGACGCACAGGTCCTCTGTCAGGCCTGCGGGACCCAACACTCCATCACCGACCTGCTGGAGCAGGGCGGGTGCGAGTGCCAGCAGTCCTGACCCGGAGGCCCCACCGCGTGTCGCCTCGCGCGTGACCACCGACGGGGAGTCGGCACGACGAGAGCGGCGTCACAGAACGAGCGAGACCGCGGCTCGCGAGTCTCCGCCATCGTCGGACACACTGTGGGCCGAGCGCGTCGTCTCTCGGCCGCCGGCCCGCCGACGGTCGACACCGTGCCGAACGGATCGTCGTCTACTAACACGAGTACGCCTGTTATTTGTTCGGCAGTCCGGGGTACCTCAGAGACGCGACCCGCAGTTCGGGGTCGCCGGACCCACGATACCCGTACCGTGTCGCGGGGGAGAGGCCCTCGTCCGATCATACCGGATAGATTCTCCCGGTGGCTCACTCGCGGCTGTCGCAGTGGCGATTGGTCGACCGCCTGTGGAGTGGGGGTGGTCGGAACGCACATCCCGGGAACCGTCTCGCGAAGTGGACCGAACGAGCCGTGAGTCACGCGGCGAACCGCAGCACTCGCCGGCGACCGTCCGAACGACGGCTGCTCCGTGACCGGCGCGGCCGCTGGACTCCGTCGCCGGTCCCGTTCCGGTTCGGGATTCCGGGAGTACGTCTTCCGATATCGTCGGACGAGTTTCCGCCCCTCGGCGTGATCGTGTGACACCACGGCGAACACACACGTTTACGTGAGTTCCCCACCCAGGCAGTGATATGTCCACTCGGGAGAGCCCCGACCGGGATGTACAGTCCGACTCGCGCCTGACCGACCGACACGTCGTCGTCACCGGTGCCGCCCAGGGGATCGGCCGGGGGATCGCCGTCCGCTGTGCGCGGGCGGGAGCCGACGTCTCCGTCTTCGACGTCGACACCGAGACCGCCGCCGAGACGGCGTCGCTGGTGCGCGAGACCGGGAGCGAGGCGATCGTCGTCGAGGTCGACGTGGCCGACGGCGACTCCGTCGACGACGGGGTCGAGACCGCGGTCGACGAACTCGGCCCCGTCCACGGCGTCGTCAACAACGCCGGCGTCCAGCGTTCGGTCCCGCTGTTGGAGACCACCGAGGCCGAGTGGGACCGCCACTTCGCGGTCAACGCGAAGGGGCCGTTCCTCGTCTCGAAGCGAGTCGCGACCCAGATGATCGACGACGGGATCGAGGGGAGCATCGTCAACGTCTCGTCGGTCGGGGCCGAGCGGCCGTTCCGCGGCCAGGGCGCGTACGGTGCGTCCAAGGCCTCGGTGCTCGCGCTGACGACGGTACTGGCGAAGGAACTCAGCGACCACGGGATCACGGCAAACGCCATCAAACCGGGGACCGTCCGGACGCCGATGGTCGACGAGTGGCTCGAAGAGCGGGCCGAACAGCAGGACACGACACCCGAAGAAGTGCTGTCGGACTCGCTGGACACGCACATCCTCGACCGGGCCGCACAGCCGGTCGAGATCGGCCATATGGTGGTCCTGTTGCTCTCGGCCGAGGGCGAGTGGATCACGGGCGAGTCGATC from Haloarcula litorea includes:
- a CDS encoding DUF362 domain-containing protein; the protein is MDIPDRSEVDDLIDPRPLPTFARVRYDPPAETVTNLEATAQAELDALPLGALDEGATVAVGVGSRGIHRIDDVTAAVVDGLTERGLDPVLVPAMGSHGGATAAGQREVLASVGITEERVGAPIDARMDTERLATVTVGDTEMPVHVSTAAIAADAVIVVNRVKAHTNFTGPVESGLTKMTVVGLGKQRGAKTFHSTAIEEGYVETLTPALDVIRSETPLLGGIVLVENFHEEIAHVEGVPADSFLDREPALLDRADEEMATLPVPDLDLLVVDELGKEISGAGMDTNVIGRYRVLNAPDPETPDIDLVYARGLTEATKGNGTGIGLADLTRERAVEQLDLGTTYANVLTSGSLAKAKLPVVAPDDEFALRTALAALGGYDPETARIAWIRNTEDLGELRVSAPLVEELPADATVLDRERVVFEDGTASFAPE
- a CDS encoding mandelate racemase/muconate lactonizing enzyme family protein encodes the protein MEIAAVESFPIEIPLESPVSFSNRTLTFRDHAVTRVRTESGLEGVGYSLGYETAPLIADAVESRLAPVVEGEDPRDTARLWEEMYEGNVQVGRHGLFLRAISTVDMALWDITAKAAGQPLHKLLGGYAESVPSYASGGYYRDDKGHEGLRAEVSRYLDEGHDTVKMKVGRRSVDEEVDRVAAVRDEIGDDRTLLLDANGVWSSTTEAVRACRAFEPYDPYFIEEPVMIDRVETMAEVNDALSYPVATGELEGTRHNFARLHDTGAATVLQPDVTVCGGITEWLRIANHAAAYDVPIAPHYNWNIHTSLLGAIENGLFIEYFYRDMDVKVFDDVVVDPVEPDDSGRIPLPDEPGHGVQLDEAALQEFSK
- a CDS encoding mandelate racemase/muconate lactonizing enzyme family protein — its product is MRDYSDHIDTRDPERDVQITDITTAVVEGNFEWNLIKVETDAGVTGIGESYRGGGVPELVEYTKRFLLGENPLDVERLVRYIVQEMSGHGGTTGKVVTAASGIEVALWDAAGKILDLPVYQLLGSKYRDQVRIYCDCHAGEAYEVEDGATAYADAEAYSPEAYAAEAARVTDMGFSALKFDLDLPADNDPDPYNGRLTNEAIEEKREIVAAVRDEIGYDVDLAFDCHWDYSVESAKRLAHELEEFKLMWLEDLVPPENIDAQIEVTQDTRTPVATGENRFRVFELSELVYEHGVDIITPDPTTVGGLAETMRVADRAEENYMPVSPHNVCSPVGTMACVHLGAAVPNFDVLEYHALEVDWWDDLLARDEPLIQDGYIEVPEEPGLGIELDESVVEEHLLDGTSGF
- a CDS encoding acyl-CoA dehydrogenase family protein; translated protein: MLDYFDLEASLSQEERLVLDSAREFVDAEIEDPGRHWLDGTFPTELVTKMGEMGFYAPNLDGYGLPNLSERAYGLVMQELEACDSGLRSMASVQGALVMYPIHAYGSETQRDEWLPALASGEAVGCFGLTEPEHGSNPSAMETSAERDGDGFVLNGSKTWITNSPIADVAVVWARDLSSEGDPVRGFLVETDRDGVTTNEIEEKLSLRMSITGEIGLNDVYVPESNRLPGVEGMKGPLSCLTQARYGIAWGAVGAARNCFETAREYATEREQFGGPIGRFQLQQEKLAEMATQITLAQLLAHRLADLKEAGDLRPQHVSMAKRNNVRMARDQSRIAREMLGGNGITADYSPMRHMANMETVYTYEGTHDIHTLVLGEDLTGIAAYQ
- a CDS encoding D-2-hydroxyacid dehydrogenase codes for the protein MPTDSPPITVLDHDAHGIPAADYVDVLRRRLPDHSVALARTAAERRDHLADARIVAGTSIDRSTLDEAPELRLFACNAAGVDHLPLDLLDERGVAVTNASGVHGPNVAEHVLGWVLTFTRRLDEGRRRQQRREWRRFQSFTDLAGSTVTVVGLGAIGEALVQRFDAFDVDTIGVRHTPSKGGPTDEVVGYDDLLAVLPRTDVLVLACPLTDATDGLVGERALDALPTDAILVNIARGGVVDTSALVDALRSNAIHGAALDVTDPEPLPTDHDLWGFENVFLTPHVAGHTPDYWERRADILVENVERIAETGAYDDLRNRVL
- a CDS encoding MFS transporter, yielding MASLSSIAGSDTDIVRERSFQLLFLTNMLPPLGTALMSPVLDSLVDPLGATPATVGLMMSAFTAPAVFIIPVTGFLADRYGRRPVILFGLLWFGATGTAIAFVGEFRVALALRFCQGIGFAALTPIIITSLGDLYSGTKEATAQGLRFTGSGVAQTVFPLAAGVLVGVGWQYPFLLYAIAFPIALVVYRWFEEPVHATDEAESEVAVLEQLTDLWAVVSHRRAWTIVVARGSGTLVWLGFLTYNSIVVVDVLGRTPAAAGLLAAVASTSYALAATQAGRLTARFERRLYPLVTTNVAMAVGLTTVFLAGSLAVATVGVVVMGVGFGITLSLYRSIVTDVAPPAYRGGLVSIGEGSGRAAATVTPIAMGGAIAVAAPRLGFVPAVRAVGATTAVVGVAVGVVCLFLMSAAPPIRVDGA
- a CDS encoding IclR family transcriptional regulator — protein: MAQGTNEQSDSVQTARTMFDVVCCIKNGSGMTLTEIVTELDYAKSTVHRHLRTLEELGYVVQRDDGYHVGLRFLDIGVTARNSYDGYKLIRNKVEEIADETGERAQFFVEEHAEAVYLARSVGEQAVHTDPGIGSRIPLYAASAGKAILAELPEDELFEMIERMEFEPMTEYTITDPDELMAELAEIRDRGYSFNREESLQGTHAVGVAICDEQGEVIGGLSVTGPSHRLKGERFTEELPDLLLGAANELELNIAHS